The genomic stretch GCCTCACGAGCAATTCTAGacttagggcggcgcggctcgccgCCGACGAAGCCGCGGCGGTTCCAGCAACGCCGAAACGCAACGGCGCCGCCGGCAATGGCCTTCGTTCAAGCTACCTCCGTCCCCAGCTAGTCTTCCGCCTTTGCACTGCCCGGCTACACATTTCCGCTGGTTAGTTTGTTTTCCCTGTCCTCTAGTTGTGGGAACAGAACCGGGATCCGTCCGAGGCGCGCGCGCAGGAGTTAGGAACTAGTCGGATTTGAAGTTCGAATCTTTCTGGACTCATAGTCGTATTTTCTGCCTACTCGGATTTGGACTATCTCCTACTCGGATTATTAGAGTTAGTTCAGCTGTCCTATAAGTGCTGCCCTGCCAACTCGGTTGAATCAAGTGTTGCTTGGTAGCGCCAGAAGCAACCATATCTAGACTTAGGGCATCGATTGTGCAATTGCCCAAATGGAGGCGTGTAGTGTCGCCAGGATAATGAGCTTAGGGCATCTGGACTTGAGAATTTTGCACAAGCTGCTGGCTCTTTCTCCCGGTTCACACATGAAATTCAGAAATTCGCCGTTGATGGAGACCGATACCATGGTGCAAAATTCGCCGGAGCTGCCGCTGGATGTATTAATAGATATCTTTGCCCTCCTAGAGATCCCTGACTTCATACGCGCTGGCTCTGTCTGCTCCGCCTGGCACTCCGCCTATACCATCATACACAGCCAGCTTGAGCAGTACAGACGGCGCCAGACACCTTGCCTCCTCTACACCTCTGAGTCTGTTGGTGACAACGTAGCTTGTCTCTACAGCCTCGCCGAAAAGAGGGTCTACAATATTACCCTTCCGGATCCACCAATCCGTAGTAGGTATCTGATTGGGTCCTCCCATGGCTGGTTAGTTACCGCAGATGACAAGTCTGAGCTTCATCTTCTTAATCCGATAACTGGCCAACAGATAGCGCTCCCGCCCGTGATCACCATTGAGCACGTAAAGCCGATCTTAGACGATGCCGGTGCAATTAGTAAATATGAGTTGTGGGATGACTTGGATGTGGAAATCCATGATCTAGACAAGCTCCGTGACTGCCTCTACTTCCGGGCATTTGTGTTTCCTGATTCGTCCACCGGAAGCTACATTGTGGTTGTCACCCTCTTTCCATACAGCCGGCTTTTGTTTGCAAGGGTAGGTGATTGTAAGTGGACCTTGCTGCCGCCGGGTGAGGACTATCAACAATGCATCCACATGGATGGTCTATTGTACGCGTTCACAAGAACCGGACAAATCGATGCTTTTGATCTCACCGGTCCTACCTTCACGAGGAATGTTATTGCAGATGAGATGGAGAATCACATCAGGGGGATGGATGGGTGGATGTATGCTGTTCAGGCCCCATGTGGTGATCTATTGCAAGTTTGCAGGGGTGCTGAAGTCACAGAAGATATCATGCTAGAGACTGATAAAATAATGGTATATAAAGCTGATATGTCAGCAAAAAAGCTTGTGAAAATAAACGGCTTGCgtgatcatgtgttgtttcttggCCGTAGTCAGTCGCAGTGCCTTAGTGCTGAAGAGTATCCGCAGCTGAAGACAAACTGTGTTTATTTCACTGATGACGAGGCATTTGTTTCGAGGTATAAGAATAATCGCCGGGATATTGGTATTCTCAACTTGGAAAATGGCAACAGGGAAGAAATTGCATCCAAGCTTTGGTGCAACTGGCCAAATCCCATATGGATAACACCCAATATCACAAGGATGAACATGGGGTTGTACAATTAGTTAATGTACTATATTTATTTGAGTATCTACCTTCTCAAATGCTATTAGAGAATGTCCAATAGGACCATACCGGCAAAATTTCCTAATTTTGGGGCCCAATGCTATGACAGACGCATCTTCTGTTTCTCTGTTCTTCATACCTGGTCTCTTATATTTTAAATGGCTTTTATTTTCTAAACTGTCCAATATGTTCTGTTTCATGGTTCACATACTATCTTCTACATTCAATATAGTCTAACGTAGAACCACAGTTTTAGATTTTAACCACATGTTCTGAGGTGATTCCTTCCATCTAACATGGCCCACGATTTGGTCGTGCCTAACAAAaaaactagcatttagacttcatatGCCGGCTCATACATGTCACGGAGATACCATGCAAGCCCAAGCCTACATTTCCTCTTCATGACAGTTAATCAATGATGCACTGACTGCTGTGGCTGATGGTATCTTCTCGGGCTTGTGTGGTTTTCTGTAATACTCATGGCCTGATATGATGAAAACCTAATGCGCAATGGATAGCCAGTCCCCACATGTCACATGTGCAAACCTTAAAAACTTTAGAAGTTTCAGGAAATAAAAAAGAAGTTTCTAAATGGACTTAATGATTTATGCTAAGAATCGCAAATGTCCTTCCAAGTTCGTTTACATAATTTAGCTCAAGGTACATACATGGAAGGGACAAACATGCAAGGGCATTATCCTAGATAAACTTATAAGAATATATGTGGTATGCTCTGAGCTCATTACTAACTTGGCTCTAGAACCACCTGTCTCATCTTGAGATACCAGTATCAGCTGTACTGTAATTCTACCAAAAGATGAAATATAAACACCAGAAATCACTGGGACGCATGCCCTGTTCTACAATGAGAAGATCCAGTGCAACAAGGGCTTCTAATACTACCATCTTCCAGTTAGTTTTGGACCATTGGATCCAAACAAATGGATAAGATGAGGTCAATTAGCTGTTTTTTTGCATTCGCACCCACAAATATCATGTTCTTTGCAAAGACATCCCAAACCTCTTCCCCAAAGCGCCACCAGGGTTAAGGAATTCTACCTGCAACTCTTCTGCCTTCTCCTGATTCGGGCTGCTTTCCCAGTTAGTACTGGTGGCAGATCGCTGTGCAGGATAATGGCAACACAGTACATGACAAACGTATTGAATTCCAGCGACTAGTGGCGACCTTAGAACTTATTTTGATTGGTTCTCGTGTGAACTGAATGGTACAGCCATGAGCTCGTAATTTGCCTGCTGCAAAATGTAACCCTTTTTAGAACTGAACCAATGGCCCCATTCATGTCCGTCCTCTTGAATCTGCTCCAGAAAAGTTAAGTTGCACTGTTGGATGATTTTCACAAACTCTATACTCTATTATTTTCCTGACATTTATGCTCAAAAGTCATGGACACCTcaatttccaaagaaaataaatattCTAGTTTTCCCTGTCTAGCCTAAACTTTACTGAagtttctatttttttgttgggtcaatgatgtcaATTCAATTGAAGTCCTAGAGATTCATCTATCCTTTTTATGAACTTAAAGTAGATTCAGACATCAGACTGTATTATGTTTCATACTTTCTCTTGGTTCAGATTTTATCAGATACAAGGGATATTATGTATATGCACGAAAGGAAAATGGAGTATAAACATTATATCTAGAAGAAATAATGAGCTGTAGTTTATCTCAAATTTAACCCAAGAAGACTCTGAACTTTCAAAAATGAATCTCTCTCAATATCTCTTTTTATACAATAACTTCTGGTTTTACTGAATCATACACTCGCTTTCCTGTCCAGCTGTTCTAGAAATTTCAGTACTTGTTGAACCGAGTCTTTAATAACAGAGTTTCAGCATGGACTTGAATACAGAAGTTCAAAGTAGATTCCAAGAGCAAAATTCAGGAGACTTTAATAAAATGTGTTACTGAATAAAACCATGTTGCGATGATTCTCATAAACAAACCACTGAAATCCGTAAACACCTTGCTAACCTGTTTGGCGCATCATGGCCATACATCTTGGCCACCAAGGTGGAGATATACATCTGCAGATCCAGAACTGGCCGTGGCGGCACGGATACAACTGCGGGTCCAGATCGAGACCTCGATGGTTCAGGTTGGATGATAAGACAGTATAGCACTAGAACTCTTCTCATGCTACAATAGCTGTAAGTTGCTACTTCATTACTCCCAGCTACATTTTTGTACAAGACCTGTTGCTATTCCAGTAGTATCATAGCCACATGATCGGCAGATGATCTTGATTTTTGCACTCTAGTTCAGTCAAATTTCTAGGTCTCCTCCAAATGCTCAAAGGTGCTGACCTCCTGGAAGTACGTTCTATTCTTCTCGACAAAACCTTCTGGTAACTTGTGTTTGCCTGCAATTGGCAAGGCTAAAACATCATTGTTGCAGTTTTAACTATTTTTTGGCTTTTATTGCTGTTCTTGTGTGGTGGTGTTTCCATACCAATTGCCAGCATAACACCTATGCTCTTTACATTCAGAATATAAACAAGAGCAGTTCTCTAGTGGATCCTGCATGTGGAGCTGAGCTCATTATCTAAAAAGATATATGGACCTAATTCCTAAGTTACATAATCCATGAACTGCCTACTTAAGTTGCATGTTTGCAGGGACTATGTTATCAGCACTATATGCCCTGCAGCATTTACACAAAAGATCATATGTTGCCTTTCTGTAATGGGATATCTATTTTTTTGTTGGGGAAGCTGATAATTTTTTTGTTCTGGGTACTTCTACTTCTATGGATACATAGAATGCAAGGAGTTGTGCCGACATATTCGGGGCTGCATTGTTAGACAGGAGAACTAACTTGTAGGTTCAACAGAAGCATTCCGTTCCTCGTCAACTTAATGAGGCACCTGACTGTTGAATCACCTGTTTATTTGGAAGTGTCTTTACCTCCATTTCATTTTCTTTGGGCATTATAATGAAGGGATTAACAGTGAGGTACTTGAAGAAGATGATAACATGACATCCTCTTCGGGGAAAGTTACAAATCCATATTCCTTTCTAAACAGCATACATAACGCAAATAGTTTTTGTATTTCATTTGTGTTGCAAGGTTGATCTAATTCTTTCTATTCATTTGCTACGACGTATTGCCTATGACCAATATAAACGAGTTTGCGGCTATAAGAGGGTAACAGGCATCTCAGTGGACACATGGAAAACTAAATATGATTCTCTTAGCGCTTGGTGAGATGCTTCTCTTAGTAATTTCTCTCTTGATTCGCTTCTGCCACAACATATTGTTCAAATTGAGTAATTGACTCTAGGAAACTTTCTGTGATGAGTATCTGTTATTTTTCTGTGGAGGCTAAGGAAtgcctttttctttttgttctAGGGGTTTGTATGGAGAGATCTTACTGGGACTTTGTGAAGATGGCGCAAGGAGGAGCTTCGGCTATATATGGATCGTTGCATTGACCAAGTTACAGATAACTAGAATGTGCTAGGGCGTCTAAGTGTTGGTTAATTATCCATGTGTAATAATGCGGTGTATGTAATGAATATTTGTACCACGGATGATTGATGTTCCGTTTCTCATAAAGCACCAACTTTTCCGATGAAATGTATTGCAATTCAACAAACAATAAGAGTTTTATTCCCAGAATACATGAGCAAAACTATATCAAATGCACAGTTTGAAAAACTAGCGAGACAAACCCAATGATGCTACTCTCTAGGAAATATCATGCGCGATGAGTATAGAGGTGGTGAAGGGCAATGTCCTGGGCCGTTGTTGCCATTGCATAGCAGCCGCTCTTCTCACACTTGAACCAGCGTCCCCCCTTGTGAGAACTCCCCATGTGCTTTATCACCTGAAAAGAAATTAAGAAACGTTAGTTGAAACAGCAACACAATCTTTGTTACAAGCAAAATTAGACAATTTCAATTCGAAAATGCCAACCTCATCGAAGCGATTTCCAATCTCGGACTCCTTCTCATCTCTGAGGAAACAAGCTAAACAGTAGGTGAGGTTGCTCTTGAGGGAGGAGCATGCCGCCATGTACCGCTCATGCCTGGCTCTGCATTCGTCCACTGGTTCGTCAAAGAGCTTGTAGAAGAAACTCTCTACTCCGTCGAGGTCGTCGAGAAGGCCCACCGACGCGGCCGAGCACTGCCGTCCCATGATGGCGACAGCAGGGGAACGATGTCCCAAAGCAGAGGTGGACGGTCTTGTGCGCcgcggcggcgcagcaggggcggGTGCGAGGACAGGCCTTGGTAGAGAAGGGGGCGGCCGCCTTTTCTTGCGCACCACCGTGTTCCACTCTTCGGTTGACGTGGCCGCGGCGCTAAGAGCAGCGTCGTGCAGGCCGTCGCGGTCGTCGACGGGCGGAGCTTGGAGCGGCGCGTGGTCGTCGAGGACGATGCCCGTGGTCGAGTGCTCGAGTTGGGGCGGCTTCGGGTTGGACGCCGCTGGTTCTTGCAGTCCCTTGGAGACGTTCTTGCAGTCGGTGTCGGTCGTCGTCGAATGCTCGCGCTGGAGCGGAATCGGGTCGGACGCCGAGTGTTCTTGGCCCGTGGCCGTGCCGACGTTCTTGGTGTCGGTGGCCACGTTCTTGAGGTCGGAGAGGGTGATCGGAGGCGGAGCATGGAGGGGCGCGTGGTCTAGGAGGTCGGAAGAGTCGCCGTCGAGCGTCGCCGAGCAGCTTGCTTCGTCGGTCTTGGGGTCGGAGACGCTGGCCTTGGTGGCGTCGAGGTCCTCCGCCGCCCTTTCTTGGTCCGAGTCGTCATCCTTGGGGTCGGTTTCGGTGGCGGCGAGCTTCAGCTTGCGGCGTTGGTGCTTACGCCGTCGCCTGGCCTGGAGACCCGTGGAGGAGACGGTCGCGCCGACCTCCGCCGAGGGGCAGACGCCGTCGGCGTCGGAGCAGTTGGCGCGCTCGGGCGAGGACATGCGCCGGCGAGGCGTCGTTGGCCCATGACCGGGCGGCGGGGAGGAGCGGACGTCGGAGTAGCCGAAGGAGAGGATGCGCCTGATGGATTGCAACATCCTGCTCCTCCGGTCTTGACGTTCTTGGCCGGAGGGAGGCGTCGGAGGTTCTTGGTTTTGGTTTCGAGCAGGGGGAAGAGGAAGGGAGCGGGAGCCGGGAGGTTTGGGCATTTATAAAAGAGGGAGGGGGATTTTATTTGGGggaaatttctttttctttttctttttctgttttctgttttctgtttgatTTTTATCTCCACTACTTATAAAAGAGCAAACTTGGCAGGAAAATCGAATCTTGACCGTTCATGTGCATCGATCAAACGGTTGAGATTGTTCTGTTCTCCCCACCCTCAACACCCGCAATTCACGCGCCTGTCCATCGCGAGGACATTCTGGCTGGTCTCGCATCATCGCATGATCCAGATCGAGATCACCCGTCCTTTTTTCACGCGCTGCCGCTGACCCATGACGCCGCCTCATCCGGATCCTTGACGACAGATGGGAGTCGTCCAGATCGCGATGCGACGGAGCAACTCCATGGCATCCAGCCCTCCATGGTTGTGCAACCCTAGGTCACAGCTGTGGCGCCGCTGCTACGTGCCTCCCTCGCGGCGTCGCCCAACATCCCTCTCCGACTTGAGCTGGGCTCCCAGTGCTCCTCCGCTGCCGCGCCGCGCGCTGCAGTTGCCCCGCCCGCAACCCTTCCATCCGTCGCCGGCCGGTGCACTCCACCACGCCAGCGTGCCCGTGCCGCCGCATGGCAGGCCACCGTCGCACTGCATGCCAATACCACCAGCGTGCCCGCGCTGTCGCACTGCAGGTCACCGCAGCGCTGGACATCGATACCAACCATGGTCCGAGCCGCCGCACTGCAGCACACCGTCGCGCTGGACGCCAACAGTCCCAACACGACCAGCATGCCCGTGCCGCCACACTACATGCCACCCACGCGAGTCAG from Lolium rigidum isolate FL_2022 chromosome 4, APGP_CSIRO_Lrig_0.1, whole genome shotgun sequence encodes the following:
- the LOC124646718 gene encoding probable F-box protein At4g22165; amino-acid sequence: MEACSVARIMSLGHLDLRILHKLLALSPGSHMKFRNSPLMETDTMVQNSPELPLDVLIDIFALLEIPDFIRAGSVCSAWHSAYTIIHSQLEQYRRRQTPCLLYTSESVGDNVACLYSLAEKRVYNITLPDPPIRSRYLIGSSHGWLVTADDKSELHLLNPITGQQIALPPVITIEHVKPILDDAGAISKYELWDDLDVEIHDLDKLRDCLYFRAFVFPDSSTGSYIVVVTLFPYSRLLFARVGDCKWTLLPPGEDYQQCIHMDGLLYAFTRTGQIDAFDLTGPTFTRNVIADEMENHIRGMDGWMYAVQAPCGDLLQVCRGAEVTEDIMLETDKIMVYKADMSAKKLVKINGLRDHVLFLGRSQSQCLSAEEYPQLKTNCVYFTDDEAFVSRYKNNRRDIGILNLENGNREEIASKLWCNWPNPIWITPNITRMNMGLYN